One genomic region from Quercus robur chromosome 4, dhQueRobu3.1, whole genome shotgun sequence encodes:
- the LOC126722642 gene encoding uncharacterized protein LOC126722642, whose protein sequence is MWLHHPDFFRIVREAWPEGANLEVATTDFIRKAKKWNFEVFGNIFAKKKRVLARLNGTQKALANNPIEFLLRLEDQLIEEYSSILLQEEEFWALKSRINAVAFGDWNTSYFHMNTVVRRHRNKIRCLKDGVGEWIVEEEAVKEHILKGFMKLYATGFELSYRSFAVSEFSGSFLSEADRSWMGREVVDEDVRSGLWALKPFKAP, encoded by the coding sequence ATGTGGTTACATCATCCAGATTTCTTTAGGATAGTTAGAGAAGCCTGGCCGGAAGGTGCTAATCTAGAAGTGGCCACTACTGATTTTATTAGGAAGGCGAAGAAATggaattttgaggtttttggtaatatttttgCGAAGAAAAAAAGGGTGCTAGCCAGGTTGAATGGTACACAAAAGGCTTTGGCTAATAATCCTATTGAATTTCTGTTGAGGCTGGAAGACCAACTTATTGAAGAATATTCCTCGATTTTGCTTCAAGAAGAGGAGTTTTGGGCCCTAAAGTCTAGGATTAATGCTGTTGCATTTGGAGACTGGAACACATCTTACTTTCATATGAATACGGTAGTGAGGAggcataggaataaaattagGTGTTTGAAGGATGGTGTGGGAGAGTGGATAGTTGAGGAAGAGGCGGTGAAGGAGCATATTTTAAAGGGGTTTATGAAGCTTTATGCCACGGGTTTTGAGTTGTCCTATAGAAGCTTTGCTGTTTCTGAGTTCTCCGGTAGTTTTCTTTCTGAAGCAGATAGGAGTTGGATGGGAAGGGAAGTGGTGGACGAAGATGTGAGGAGTGGGTTGTGGGCTTTGAAGCCGTTTAAAGCGCCATGA
- the LOC126723778 gene encoding putative disease resistance protein At3g14460 isoform X2: MAGPWVEGAIQALLERLASAELIDLFQRLTVKDELVEKLKTALLSLDAVLNDAQEKQRNNPTVEKWLYDVTNTLYVVDDALDQISTEALLKKLTKNRVGNLRWEIESSMEQVNEMIDSYAKQSNELGLIGGSGTQYDKKQFRTASSVDEAEVVFGRESDKEAIIDLFMGASGEPLSLIVIVAKDGIGKTTLARLVYEEDRVSKHFDLKAWAWVPAEGTVGKACSSIFESFTLECSDLEKQRFLIVLDDVSSKSLDLYLEFPFRAAAKGSCIIVTTSDQAVESIMRTYTYFYRPPGTDTSIGKELLPPGQSPRFNTYDMNRLSDEECWSIFTKYAFGDENSSSYPELEDIGRQIVKVCGGLPLAVRTIGTFLRSKLQVEEWVAVLDRQKHFHFTNEMSGIGLALGLSYDNLPVHLKRCFAYCSIFPPGYEFEKEKLVLLWMAEGLLPQPEKNKRIEEVGDDCFKELLCRSFFQQSSGNKSHFVMHSLTDDLARAVSGRCCFRLEDGNSFGTPTISVRYLSISRSDSLELEIFEYIRKLKRLRTFLTLDHISWDLHGYELGSNIFSRMSFLRVLSVSHYELTKLPASISDLKHLRYIDLSDTEIKSLPESVCFLPNLQTLILSNCDSLAELPQNMGRLINLRHLHISGTNLKEMPKNMSRLESLQTLSNFVVGKESGSTVTELREFLNLHGALCISKLQNVASAKDAAEANLVEKPHLDELVLEWGDHTVDLENDGDVLDDTGTDDTVGLENDGDVLEQLVPHTNLKKLSISFYSGTRFPHWLGDSSFSNLFFLCLSSCKNCIDLPLLGQLPSLKVLIIKSMNAVKKVGPEFYGMDKPFQSLETLTFDRMLEWEEWIALEVEGGEFPCLRELCIRRCPKLKGNLPKQLPSVVKVEISESQELLTALMTEASLHKRLLDYHDKILFMTGYKATSFSKQMTVTTYEGAAESSIPMTEGAIESSLFIIATDSSLPMTQGATAAESSLPMTQGTVTVEHSSAMTQAATESSLPMTQGAAESSLPTTQTPNIRNEADVPINTQSNQDSLQDLFSFKSLKVSEISQLRKLPMGLHSLKIEGCDALEFIPEQVMVSNPPIQHLYIISCCSLKSFSGGSPPTALKFLYIQNCKKLKFLPLAEKTHHYALLEHLCIGSSCDSLVFLPLDLFPKLKILSIWDCANLESFSMPGRIQKDLTSLEVLEIRDCPNLLSFPRGGLLTPNLKSIWFSNCKNLKELPDQLHTLSSLRSMFINNCPELLSLPEGGLPSNLSLLCITFCDKMMLGMEWGLHRLDYLSRLEIEGACKNVVSFPEAKLLPRNLNSLRISGLLNLKYLNYRGLQHLTALKILEISCCNKLQSLPEEGLPASLSFLCIKECSLLKLKLQDKTGKDWSKIAHISCIEIDEEVCHEEV; this comes from the exons ATGGCTGGACCGTGGGTGGAAGGGGCAATTCAAGCGCTGTTGGAGAGATTGGCATCTGCAGAACTCATCGACTTGTTCCAAAGGCTAACGGTCAAAGATGAATTGGTGGAGAAGTTGAAGACAGCATTGCTGTCTCTTGATGCTGTGCTCAATGATGCTCAGGAAAAGCAAAGGAACAACCCAACTGTGGAAAAATGGCTTTACGATGTTACAAATACTTTGTATGTTGTTGATGATGCATTGGATCAGATTTCCACTGAAGCTTTGCTAAAGAAGTTGACGAAAAATCGGGTTGGGAACCTCAGATGGGAGATAGAGTCTAGCATGGAGCAGGTCAATGAGATGATCGATTCTTATGCCAAGCAAAGTAATGAACTGGGCTTGATCGGTGGAAGTGGAACACAGTACGACAAGAAACAGTTTCGAACAGCCTCATCTGTTGACGAAGCTGAAGTGGTGTTTGGTAGAGAATCTGACAAAGAAGCAATTATTGATCTCTTCATGGGTGCTAGTGGTGAACCATTGTCTTTGATTGTGATAGTGGCAAAGGATGGCATAGGCAAAACCACTCTCGCTCGGCTCGTTTACGAAGAAGACAGAGTGAGTAAACATTTTGACCTTAAGGCTTGGGCTTGGGTTCCGGCAGAAGGTACCGTGGGCAAGGCGTGCAGCTCAATTTTTGAGTCTTTTACTTTGGAGTGTTCTGATCTGGAGAAGCAGAGATTTCTAATTGTTTTGGATGATGTATCCAGTAAGAGTTTGGATCTCTACTTGGAATTTCCATTCCGAGCTGCTGCAAAGGGAAGTTGTATTATTGTAACTACATCCGATCAAGCTGTTGAGTCAATCATGCGCACTTACACTTATTTTTATCGCCCTCCTGGTACTGACACTTCCATTGGGAAGGAGTTATTACCACCTGGACAATCTCCCCGTTTTAACACCTATGATATGAACCGATTATCAGATGAAGAATGTTGGTCAATATTCACAAAATATGCTTTTGGAGACGAAAATTCTAGTTCATATCCAGAACTAGAGGATATTGGCAGACAAATTGTGAAAGTGTGTGGCGGCCTGCCTTTAGCAGTAAGAACGATTGGGACTTTCTTGCGCTCTAAGCTACAAGTTGAGGAGTGGGTTGCTGTACTTGATCGCCAAAAGCATTTTCATTTTACAAATGAAATGAGTGGCATTGGCCTTGCGTTAGGACTAAGCTATGATAATCTTCCTGTGCATCTAAAGCGATGCTTTGCATATTGTTCAATATTTCCTCCGGGTTatgaatttgagaaagagaagTTAGTCCTCTTGTGGATGGCGGAAGGTCTTTTGCCACAgccagaaaaaaataaaagaatcgAAGAGGTTGGTGATGACTGCTTTAAAGAATTATTATGTAGGTCTTTTTTTCAACAATCAAGCGGCAATAAGTCACATTTTGTGATGCACAGTCTTACGGATGACTTGGCTAGAGCTGTGTCTGGGAGATGTTGCTTCAGATTGGAGGATGGTAATTCCTTTGGTACTCCAACTATTTCCGTCCGGTATTTGTCAATTTCCCGAAGTGATTCCTTAGAGTTGGAGATATTTGAGTACATTCGTAAACTCAAGCGTTTAAGGACCTTTTTAACACTAGATCATATATCGTGGGATTTACATGGCTATGAACTAGGGAGTAATATCTTTTCCAGAATGTCGTTCTTGCGAGTGCTTTCTGTATCTCATTATGAATTGACCAAGCTACCAGCTTCAATCAGTGATTTGAAACACTTGCGGTACATAGATCTCTCTGACACAGAAATTAAAAGTTTACCTGAATCAGTATGTTTTCTCCCCAATTTACAAACATTGATATTATCAAATTGTGATTCCCTTGCTGAATTGCCACAAAACATGGGGAGGCTTATTAACCTGCGTCATCTTCATATTAGTGGAACAAACTTAAAAGAGATGCCAAAAAATATGAGCAGATTAGAAAGTCTACAAACACTGTCTAACTTTGTTGTGGGCAAAGAAAGCGGCTCAACAGTTACAGAGTTGCGGGAATTTTTGAATCTTCATGGAGCACTTTGTATTTCAAAGTTGCAAAATGTAGCCTCTGCTAAAGATGCGGCTGAGGCCAACTTGGTAGAGAAGCCACACCTTGATGAACTAGTGTTGGAATGGGGTGACCATACTGTTGATCTAGAAAATGATGGAGATGTGCTTGACGATACCGGTACTGACGATACTGTTGGTCTAGAAAATGATGGAGATGTGCTTGAACAGCTAGTTCCtcacacaaatttaaagaaacTCAGCATTAGTTTTTACTCCGGTACAAGATTTCCACATTGGTTGGGGGATTCTTCATTCTCTAACCTATTTTTCCTATGTCTTAGTAGTTGCAAGAATTGCATAGACTTGCCACTACTTGGGCAGCTACCATCTCTTAAAGTCCTCATTATTAAATCAATGAATGCAGTAAAGAAGGTCGGTCCTGAATTCTATGGGATGGATAAGCCATTTCAGTCTTTGGAAACTCTAACATTTGATAGGATGCTGGAATGGGAGGAATGGATTGCATTGGAAGTTGAAGGTGGAGAATTCCCTTGCCTGCGAGAGCTTTGTATACGGAGATGCCCCAAGCTGAAGGGGAACTTACCCAAGCAACTTCCTTCTGTAGTAAAAGTTGAGATTTCTGAATCTCAGGAGCTTCTGACTGCACTTATGACTGAGGCATCATTACACAAAAGGCTTTTAGATTATCATGATAAGATTTTGTTCATGACAGGCTATAAAGCTACCTCATTCTCGAAGCAAATGACTGTCACTACATATGAAGGTGCTGCAGAATCTTCAATTCCTATGACTGAAGGTGCTATAGAATCGTCATTGTTTATAATTGCCACAGATTCCTCATTGCCCATGACTCAAG GTGCCACTGCTGCAGAATCCTCGTTGCCCATGACTCAAGGTACTGTGACAGTAGAGCACTCATCGGCCATGACTCAAGCTGCCACAGAATCCTCACTACCTATGACTCAAGGAGCCGCAGAATCCTCATTGCCCACGACTCAGACTCCAAACATTAGAAATGAAGCTGATGTTCCAATTAACACCCAGTCCAACCAAGATAGCCTGCAAGACCTCTTCTCCTTTAAAAGCTTGAAAGTTTCAGAAATATCACAACTGAGAAAATTGCCAATGGGGCTACATAGCCTCAAAATTGAAGGATGTGACGCTCTAGAGTTCATACCTGAACAAGTGATGGTGAGCAATCCTCCTATCCAACATTTGTATATCATTAGTTGTTGTTCTCTCAAGTCCTTTTCTGGAGGTAGCCCACCCACTGCATTGAAATTTCTTTATATCCAGAACTGCAAGAAATTAAAGTTTCTCCCACTAGCAGAGAAGACACATCATTATGCACTTCTTGAACATTTGTGCATTGGGAGTAGCTGTGATTCCCTGGTATTCCTCCCATTAGACTTGTTTCCAAAGCTTAAAATACTTTCTATCTGGGATTGTGCAAATCTGGAATCCTTTTCAATGCCAGGGAGAATTCAGAAAGATCTCACATCTCTTGAGGTCTTGGAGATCAGGGATTGTCCTAACCTTCTATCTTTTCCAAGAGGAGGATTGCTTACCCCCAACCTGAAGTCCATTTGGTTCTCCAATTGCAAGAATCTCAAGGAACTGCCTGATCAATTGCACACTCTCAGTTCTCTCCGGTCAATGTTTATAAATAACTGCCCAGAACTTTTATCACTTCCTGAAGGGGGTTTGCCTTCCAACCTAAGTTTACTTTGTATCACTTTTTGTGACAAAATGATGCTCGGGATGGAGTGGGGCTTGCATAGGCTTGACTATCTTAGTCGGTTGGAGATAGAAGGTGCATGTAAAAACGTGGTGTCATTTCCAGAGGCAAAGCTACTGCCCAGAAATCTCAATTCTCTACGCATCAGTGGACTTTTGAATCTCAAGTATCTCAACTACAGGGGGCTTCAACACCTTACTGCTCTTAAAATACTGGAGATCAGCTGCTGTAACAAACTCCAATCCTTGCCAGAAGAAGGTCTTCCGGCCTCCCTGTCTTTTCTCTGCATCAAGGAGTGTtctttgctgaaactgaaactcCAAGATAAGACAGGAAAAGATTGGTCCAAGATAGCTCATATTTCTTGCATAGAAATTGATGAGGAAGTGTGTCATGAGGAAGTATAG
- the LOC126723778 gene encoding putative disease resistance protein At3g14460 isoform X1, whose amino-acid sequence MAGPWVEGAIQALLERLASAELIDLFQRLTVKDELVEKLKTALLSLDAVLNDAQEKQRNNPTVEKWLYDVTNTLYVVDDALDQISTEALLKKLTKNRVGNLRWEIESSMEQVNEMIDSYAKQSNELGLIGGSGTQYDKKQFRTASSVDEAEVVFGRESDKEAIIDLFMGASGEPLSLIVIVAKDGIGKTTLARLVYEEDRVSKHFDLKAWAWVPAEGTVGKACSSIFESFTLECSDLEKQRFLIVLDDVSSKSLDLYLEFPFRAAAKGSCIIVTTSDQAVESIMRTYTYFYRPPGTDTSIGKELLPPGQSPRFNTYDMNRLSDEECWSIFTKYAFGDENSSSYPELEDIGRQIVKVCGGLPLAVRTIGTFLRSKLQVEEWVAVLDRQKHFHFTNEMSGIGLALGLSYDNLPVHLKRCFAYCSIFPPGYEFEKEKLVLLWMAEGLLPQPEKNKRIEEVGDDCFKELLCRSFFQQSSGNKSHFVMHSLTDDLARAVSGRCCFRLEDGNSFGTPTISVRYLSISRSDSLELEIFEYIRKLKRLRTFLTLDHISWDLHGYELGSNIFSRMSFLRVLSVSHYELTKLPASISDLKHLRYIDLSDTEIKSLPESVCFLPNLQTLILSNCDSLAELPQNMGRLINLRHLHISGTNLKEMPKNMSRLESLQTLSNFVVGKESGSTVTELREFLNLHGALCISKLQNVASAKDAAEANLVEKPHLDELVLEWGDHTVDLENDGDVLDDTGTDDTVGLENDGDVLEQLVPHTNLKKLSISFYSGTRFPHWLGDSSFSNLFFLCLSSCKNCIDLPLLGQLPSLKVLIIKSMNAVKKVGPEFYGMDKPFQSLETLTFDRMLEWEEWIALEVEGGEFPCLRELCIRRCPKLKGNLPKQLPSVVKVEISESQELLTALMTEASLHKRLLDYHDKILFMTGYKATSFSKQMTVTTYEGAAESSIPMTEGAIESSLFIIATDSSLPMTQGATAEECSLPITQDTAATESSVPMTQGATAAESSLPMTQGTVTVEHSSAMTQAATESSLPMTQGAAESSLPTTQTPNIRNEADVPINTQSNQDSLQDLFSFKSLKVSEISQLRKLPMGLHSLKIEGCDALEFIPEQVMVSNPPIQHLYIISCCSLKSFSGGSPPTALKFLYIQNCKKLKFLPLAEKTHHYALLEHLCIGSSCDSLVFLPLDLFPKLKILSIWDCANLESFSMPGRIQKDLTSLEVLEIRDCPNLLSFPRGGLLTPNLKSIWFSNCKNLKELPDQLHTLSSLRSMFINNCPELLSLPEGGLPSNLSLLCITFCDKMMLGMEWGLHRLDYLSRLEIEGACKNVVSFPEAKLLPRNLNSLRISGLLNLKYLNYRGLQHLTALKILEISCCNKLQSLPEEGLPASLSFLCIKECSLLKLKLQDKTGKDWSKIAHISCIEIDEEVCHEEV is encoded by the coding sequence ATGGCTGGACCGTGGGTGGAAGGGGCAATTCAAGCGCTGTTGGAGAGATTGGCATCTGCAGAACTCATCGACTTGTTCCAAAGGCTAACGGTCAAAGATGAATTGGTGGAGAAGTTGAAGACAGCATTGCTGTCTCTTGATGCTGTGCTCAATGATGCTCAGGAAAAGCAAAGGAACAACCCAACTGTGGAAAAATGGCTTTACGATGTTACAAATACTTTGTATGTTGTTGATGATGCATTGGATCAGATTTCCACTGAAGCTTTGCTAAAGAAGTTGACGAAAAATCGGGTTGGGAACCTCAGATGGGAGATAGAGTCTAGCATGGAGCAGGTCAATGAGATGATCGATTCTTATGCCAAGCAAAGTAATGAACTGGGCTTGATCGGTGGAAGTGGAACACAGTACGACAAGAAACAGTTTCGAACAGCCTCATCTGTTGACGAAGCTGAAGTGGTGTTTGGTAGAGAATCTGACAAAGAAGCAATTATTGATCTCTTCATGGGTGCTAGTGGTGAACCATTGTCTTTGATTGTGATAGTGGCAAAGGATGGCATAGGCAAAACCACTCTCGCTCGGCTCGTTTACGAAGAAGACAGAGTGAGTAAACATTTTGACCTTAAGGCTTGGGCTTGGGTTCCGGCAGAAGGTACCGTGGGCAAGGCGTGCAGCTCAATTTTTGAGTCTTTTACTTTGGAGTGTTCTGATCTGGAGAAGCAGAGATTTCTAATTGTTTTGGATGATGTATCCAGTAAGAGTTTGGATCTCTACTTGGAATTTCCATTCCGAGCTGCTGCAAAGGGAAGTTGTATTATTGTAACTACATCCGATCAAGCTGTTGAGTCAATCATGCGCACTTACACTTATTTTTATCGCCCTCCTGGTACTGACACTTCCATTGGGAAGGAGTTATTACCACCTGGACAATCTCCCCGTTTTAACACCTATGATATGAACCGATTATCAGATGAAGAATGTTGGTCAATATTCACAAAATATGCTTTTGGAGACGAAAATTCTAGTTCATATCCAGAACTAGAGGATATTGGCAGACAAATTGTGAAAGTGTGTGGCGGCCTGCCTTTAGCAGTAAGAACGATTGGGACTTTCTTGCGCTCTAAGCTACAAGTTGAGGAGTGGGTTGCTGTACTTGATCGCCAAAAGCATTTTCATTTTACAAATGAAATGAGTGGCATTGGCCTTGCGTTAGGACTAAGCTATGATAATCTTCCTGTGCATCTAAAGCGATGCTTTGCATATTGTTCAATATTTCCTCCGGGTTatgaatttgagaaagagaagTTAGTCCTCTTGTGGATGGCGGAAGGTCTTTTGCCACAgccagaaaaaaataaaagaatcgAAGAGGTTGGTGATGACTGCTTTAAAGAATTATTATGTAGGTCTTTTTTTCAACAATCAAGCGGCAATAAGTCACATTTTGTGATGCACAGTCTTACGGATGACTTGGCTAGAGCTGTGTCTGGGAGATGTTGCTTCAGATTGGAGGATGGTAATTCCTTTGGTACTCCAACTATTTCCGTCCGGTATTTGTCAATTTCCCGAAGTGATTCCTTAGAGTTGGAGATATTTGAGTACATTCGTAAACTCAAGCGTTTAAGGACCTTTTTAACACTAGATCATATATCGTGGGATTTACATGGCTATGAACTAGGGAGTAATATCTTTTCCAGAATGTCGTTCTTGCGAGTGCTTTCTGTATCTCATTATGAATTGACCAAGCTACCAGCTTCAATCAGTGATTTGAAACACTTGCGGTACATAGATCTCTCTGACACAGAAATTAAAAGTTTACCTGAATCAGTATGTTTTCTCCCCAATTTACAAACATTGATATTATCAAATTGTGATTCCCTTGCTGAATTGCCACAAAACATGGGGAGGCTTATTAACCTGCGTCATCTTCATATTAGTGGAACAAACTTAAAAGAGATGCCAAAAAATATGAGCAGATTAGAAAGTCTACAAACACTGTCTAACTTTGTTGTGGGCAAAGAAAGCGGCTCAACAGTTACAGAGTTGCGGGAATTTTTGAATCTTCATGGAGCACTTTGTATTTCAAAGTTGCAAAATGTAGCCTCTGCTAAAGATGCGGCTGAGGCCAACTTGGTAGAGAAGCCACACCTTGATGAACTAGTGTTGGAATGGGGTGACCATACTGTTGATCTAGAAAATGATGGAGATGTGCTTGACGATACCGGTACTGACGATACTGTTGGTCTAGAAAATGATGGAGATGTGCTTGAACAGCTAGTTCCtcacacaaatttaaagaaacTCAGCATTAGTTTTTACTCCGGTACAAGATTTCCACATTGGTTGGGGGATTCTTCATTCTCTAACCTATTTTTCCTATGTCTTAGTAGTTGCAAGAATTGCATAGACTTGCCACTACTTGGGCAGCTACCATCTCTTAAAGTCCTCATTATTAAATCAATGAATGCAGTAAAGAAGGTCGGTCCTGAATTCTATGGGATGGATAAGCCATTTCAGTCTTTGGAAACTCTAACATTTGATAGGATGCTGGAATGGGAGGAATGGATTGCATTGGAAGTTGAAGGTGGAGAATTCCCTTGCCTGCGAGAGCTTTGTATACGGAGATGCCCCAAGCTGAAGGGGAACTTACCCAAGCAACTTCCTTCTGTAGTAAAAGTTGAGATTTCTGAATCTCAGGAGCTTCTGACTGCACTTATGACTGAGGCATCATTACACAAAAGGCTTTTAGATTATCATGATAAGATTTTGTTCATGACAGGCTATAAAGCTACCTCATTCTCGAAGCAAATGACTGTCACTACATATGAAGGTGCTGCAGAATCTTCAATTCCTATGACTGAAGGTGCTATAGAATCGTCATTGTTTATAATTGCCACAGATTCCTCATTGCCCATGACTCAAGGTGCCACAGCTGAAGAATGCTCATTGCCTATAACTCAAGATACTGCAGCCACAGAATCCTCAGTGCCAATGACTCAAGGTGCCACTGCTGCAGAATCCTCGTTGCCCATGACTCAAGGTACTGTGACAGTAGAGCACTCATCGGCCATGACTCAAGCTGCCACAGAATCCTCACTACCTATGACTCAAGGAGCCGCAGAATCCTCATTGCCCACGACTCAGACTCCAAACATTAGAAATGAAGCTGATGTTCCAATTAACACCCAGTCCAACCAAGATAGCCTGCAAGACCTCTTCTCCTTTAAAAGCTTGAAAGTTTCAGAAATATCACAACTGAGAAAATTGCCAATGGGGCTACATAGCCTCAAAATTGAAGGATGTGACGCTCTAGAGTTCATACCTGAACAAGTGATGGTGAGCAATCCTCCTATCCAACATTTGTATATCATTAGTTGTTGTTCTCTCAAGTCCTTTTCTGGAGGTAGCCCACCCACTGCATTGAAATTTCTTTATATCCAGAACTGCAAGAAATTAAAGTTTCTCCCACTAGCAGAGAAGACACATCATTATGCACTTCTTGAACATTTGTGCATTGGGAGTAGCTGTGATTCCCTGGTATTCCTCCCATTAGACTTGTTTCCAAAGCTTAAAATACTTTCTATCTGGGATTGTGCAAATCTGGAATCCTTTTCAATGCCAGGGAGAATTCAGAAAGATCTCACATCTCTTGAGGTCTTGGAGATCAGGGATTGTCCTAACCTTCTATCTTTTCCAAGAGGAGGATTGCTTACCCCCAACCTGAAGTCCATTTGGTTCTCCAATTGCAAGAATCTCAAGGAACTGCCTGATCAATTGCACACTCTCAGTTCTCTCCGGTCAATGTTTATAAATAACTGCCCAGAACTTTTATCACTTCCTGAAGGGGGTTTGCCTTCCAACCTAAGTTTACTTTGTATCACTTTTTGTGACAAAATGATGCTCGGGATGGAGTGGGGCTTGCATAGGCTTGACTATCTTAGTCGGTTGGAGATAGAAGGTGCATGTAAAAACGTGGTGTCATTTCCAGAGGCAAAGCTACTGCCCAGAAATCTCAATTCTCTACGCATCAGTGGACTTTTGAATCTCAAGTATCTCAACTACAGGGGGCTTCAACACCTTACTGCTCTTAAAATACTGGAGATCAGCTGCTGTAACAAACTCCAATCCTTGCCAGAAGAAGGTCTTCCGGCCTCCCTGTCTTTTCTCTGCATCAAGGAGTGTtctttgctgaaactgaaactcCAAGATAAGACAGGAAAAGATTGGTCCAAGATAGCTCATATTTCTTGCATAGAAATTGATGAGGAAGTGTGTCATGAGGAAGTATAG